The stretch of DNA TTCGGATCGACAGCAACCGCAACGTTTTCATCTTTTCCACCGTAAACCACACCGGGAACAAAACCCTCCCGGCGGAGCCGCCGCGCCGCGTTCTTGCCGCGCTCTGTTCTTGTTTTCGCACTGACTACGATCTCTGCCATAAATTTTGTCCTTACTATTGGGGTTGCGCGCTATCGCGCTTACGCTTCGCCTAAATGAATAACACGCTGACGGAGGTCTCTTCGTGGATCGACTGGATTGCCTGAGCCAGCAGTTTTCCCACGCTGAGCACCGAAATCTTGTTGCACTGCCGTGCCGCGGCATGCAGAGGAATGGTGTTTGTAACCATGACCTCGATGAGTTCCGAATTCTGGATCCGCTCCACAGCCGGTCCTGAAAGCACCGGGTGCGTACAGGACGCGTAAACTTTCGTTGCGCCGGCTTTCAGTAAAGCCTCGGCGTTCTTGACCAGAGTTCCGGCCGTGTCGATGATGTCGTCGACCACCAGGCAGGTCCGGTTCTTCACGTCGCCGATAACATTCATCACCTGCGCGACATTCGCTTCGATACGCCGTTTGTTCACCATCGCCAGGTCCGCATTCAAGCGCTTGGCAAAAGCCCGCGCGCGCTCCACGCCGCCGGCATCGGGTGAGACAACCGTAAGGTTTGGAAGATTCAGCTTCTGAAAATGTTCAACCAGAACGGGAGCGGCAAACAAATGATCCACGGGAATGCTGAAAAACCCCTGAATCTGCGGCGCATGCAGGTCCATCATCAGCAGGCGATCCGTGCCCGATGCGACCAGAAGATCCGATACAAGTTTCGATGAAATCGGCACGCGCGGCTTGTCCTTCCGGTCCTGCCGGGCGTAACCGTAATACGGAATGACGGCGGTTATCCGCCGGGCCGATGCGCGCTTGAAAGCATCGATCATCAGGCAGAGCTCGATCAGGTTCGAATCGACGGGCGGGCACGTCGGCTGCAGAATAAAAACGTCCGCGCCACGGACATTTTCAAGAATCTGAAAATAGATTTCCCCGTCGCTGAATCTCGTCAGTGACGACTTGCCCAGCTCACAATCGAGCACTTCACAGATCTCGTTCGTGAGCGCCGCATTGGCTGTACCGCCGAAAATTTTCAGTTCATTACTCACGAACACTTCCCTGGTAACTCGGGTTGACTGGGGCGGAAGGATTCGAACCTTCGAATACAGGTTCCAAAGACCTGTGCCTTACCACTTGGCCACGCCCCAATACTACTCATCTACGATCTTCTGGAAATACTCCCACCGCGGCAACGGTTTTGCCACCTTCACGCGGAAGCGCTCCTTCAGCGCATTCGCCGCCAGGATAACTTCCGAAACCATTTGAAACTGGCCAAATAGTGTCGATCCGCTTCCGGAAAGCGCAGCCCGATAGGCGCCCAATTCCATCAGTTCTTCCTTGATGGCGGCCAGCTGAGGGTACCGGGCAAAGACCGGGACCTCGAAGTCATTAGTCCAGACATCGCCCGCACAGCCTGATTCCGTATCATCACGGAAACCCTCAATATTATTGGATTTATCGGGGACCGTCAACCACGAATAGGCATCTTTCGTCGGGATCATGACACCTGGATCGACGAGCAAAACCCAGTATTCCGCGGCGTCATCCAGCTTATACACCTCGTCTCCCCGCCCATAGCCTGCAGCACGGCCGCCAAGTGCGAAAAACGGTACATCCGAGCCCAATTCGCGCATCACCTGCGGGATCTCTTCGAAAGGAAGGGACAGTTTGAACATCCGCTGCAAACCAATCAACGTTACAGCCGCATCGGAGCTGCCGCCGCCGAGGCCCCGGCCGACGGGAATATTCTTTTTCACCTGTATTCGAACTTTCGCCTCAATGCCCGCAAGCCTTTCATAGGCACGCACCGCGCGGACCACCAGGTTGGTCTCATCTTCCGGCGTTCCCGGCGCGGAAAACTCAAACCGGTCGGAAGGCTCCAGGCGGATCTCGTCATGCCAGTCAACGGCTTGAAAGATCGTCTTCAACTCGTGGTACCCGTCCGGGCGGCGGCCGAGAATCCGAAGATCGAGATTAATTTTGGCGAACGCTCGCAACAGCATAAAGTCGGCTGAAAAACCTGGGTTTCAAGAGACCCAGTCGGAATAAGAGTTTCAAACCATAGAACGGCAATGACCTGCC from Terriglobia bacterium encodes:
- a CDS encoding ribose-phosphate pyrophosphokinase, with the protein product MSNELKIFGGTANAALTNEICEVLDCELGKSSLTRFSDGEIYFQILENVRGADVFILQPTCPPVDSNLIELCLMIDAFKRASARRITAVIPYYGYARQDRKDKPRVPISSKLVSDLLVASGTDRLLMMDLHAPQIQGFFSIPVDHLFAAPVLVEHFQKLNLPNLTVVSPDAGGVERARAFAKRLNADLAMVNKRRIEANVAQVMNVIGDVKNRTCLVVDDIIDTAGTLVKNAEALLKAGATKVYASCTHPVLSGPAVERIQNSELIEVMVTNTIPLHAAARQCNKISVLSVGKLLAQAIQSIHEETSVSVLFI
- the ispE gene encoding 4-(cytidine 5'-diphospho)-2-C-methyl-D-erythritol kinase, with protein sequence MLLRAFAKINLDLRILGRRPDGYHELKTIFQAVDWHDEIRLEPSDRFEFSAPGTPEDETNLVVRAVRAYERLAGIEAKVRIQVKKNIPVGRGLGGGSSDAAVTLIGLQRMFKLSLPFEEIPQVMRELGSDVPFFALGGRAAGYGRGDEVYKLDDAAEYWVLLVDPGVMIPTKDAYSWLTVPDKSNNIEGFRDDTESGCAGDVWTNDFEVPVFARYPQLAAIKEELMELGAYRAALSGSGSTLFGQFQMVSEVILAANALKERFRVKVAKPLPRWEYFQKIVDE